The region GCTGCCCAACGGCCACGACCAGATGCCGCTGCAGCAGAACATTTTCGCGGTGATGGATAAGCTTCGTGAAATCTATCCCCAGCGTCAATTCGTGATGAGTCGGTTCGAAGAGGTCTTTGAATATATCGACGCGCACCGCGATGAACTGGCGACGCTAAAAGGGGAGTTTATCGACGGGAGATACATGCGCGTTCACCGGACCATCGGCTCCACGCGCATGGATATCAAAATCGCCCATGCGCGTATTGAGAACAAAATTGTCAATATCCTTGAGCCGCTGGCGACGCTTGCCTGGACGCTGGGCTTCGACTACCACCACGGCCTGCTGGAGAAGATGTGGAAAGAGATCCTCAAAAACCACGCTCACGACAGCATCGGCTGCTGCTGCAGCGACAAGGTGCATCGCGAGATTGTCTCCCGCTTTGAACTGGCTGAGGACATGGCAGATAACCTGGCGCGTTTCTTTATGCGCAAGATTGTCGACAACATGCCGCAAAGCGACGCCGATAAGCTGGTGATGTTCAACCTGATGCCCTGGCCGCGTGAAGAGGTGATGAACACCACGATTCGACTGCGCGCCAGCCAGTTCCGTCTGCGGGATGACAAAGGCAATGAGATCCCGTATTTCATTCGCAGCGCGCGCGAGCTAGACCCGGGCCTCATTGACCGGCAGATTGTTCACTACGGCAATTACGAACCGTTTATGGAGTTTGATATTCAGCTCAGCCAGATACTGCCGGCGATGGGCTACCGTACGCTGTTTATCGAACCTAACGTGGCCGGGAAGGTGCTCTCTCCGGGGGTAAATACCGCATCCTTACTTGAAAACGCCTTCTGGCAGATTGACTTAAATGACGACGGTACGCTGCGCCTGCGCGACAAAGAAACCGGGCTTGTTTATGACCGCGTGCTGGAAATCGAAGAGAGCTCGGATGATGGCGATGAATACGACTACTCACCTTCGCGGGAAGAGTGGAGACTCACTTCCACGCAGGGCGAGCATGAATTTGAGATTACGCATGAAGGCTGGCAGAGCAGGGCTGTTATCCGCCATCGAATAGCCGTTCCGGCGAACCTGGCCGAACGCGCGGCGCGCCAGCGAAACGGCTATCTCGACGCTGAATTTGAGATTACGCTAAGCCATAACAGCAGACGCATTGACGTGGCAGTGTGCCTGGATAATCAGGCCAACGACCACCGCGTTCGCGTGCTGATCCCAACGCCGTTTATGACAGAGGAAGTGTTAGCGGATACGCAGTTTAGCTCGATCACTCGCCCGGTGCAGGACGCGGCGATGGAAAACTGGCGGGAGGAGGGGTGGAAAGAAGCGCCGGTTCCCGTCTGGAATTTACTTAACTACGCCGTATTGCAGGAAAAACGAAACGGGCTTGCGCTATTTACCGAGGGGCTGCGTGAATTTGAAGTCGTGGGCGATGAACAAAAAGCATTTGCTCTGACCTTGCTGCGCGGCGTGGGGGTACTCGGCAAAGAAGATCTGCTCCTGCGCCCCGGCAGACCATCCGGTATCAAAATGCCGGTCCCGGACTCTCAGGTGCGTGGTTCGCTAAGCTGTCGCTTTAGCCTCTTCAGCTTCAGCGGCTCGCCGGAAAACGCGGGTGTCGCGCAGCAGGCTCAATCGTGGTTAACGCCGGTGCAGTGTTATAACAAGATCCCCTGGGATGCAATGAAGCTGAATCGCGCGTCGTTGACCACGCCGGAAAGTTACAGCCTGTTAGCGCTTTCGCCAACGGGATGCGTACTCAGTGCGATCAAAAAAGCGGAAGATCGCGATGAGCTCATTCTTCGTCTGTTCAACCCTTCGCAGTCCAGAGCATGTGACGCGACGCTAGCCGTCAATCCGGGGGTGAAGCGGTGCTGCGAAACGGACATGAATGAACGGCTGAAGGACCACGGTGAAGACGAAGGCATTGTCGGGGCGTTCAAACCGGGACAGTCGCGAACCTTTAGCCTTCTTCTTGCCTGAGAACCGCTGATATCATTAAAAGGCTGCACTGTTTGCGGCCTTTTTCATTAATAGTCACTCCGCGGTGTTAAGTTAGGGGGGGATAAAAGTAAAATAAATGTAATTACGAAGGGTTGCATAAATGCCATGGAAAAATAACCCGGCCTGACTATGCTTTATTGTTTGCCGCGCATCGAAATGAGGCTTTTGTTTCGCGTTAATTAAAATCACTTCTGTTTATATTTTTTTTCGTCTTCGATAACCAATCACATCTTTACATGCACATATCATTAACATGGTTTTTACCATTCTTACCACGATTAAACATAGTTAACATCAAGGTTTGTTTTTGATTTAAATCAAAGTTTAATCCTTGGAAAAAGGTGTCGAAAAGCGCTAAATTGTCCCCGATCAAAATGGCCGAAAAGTGGTAATTTTGCTATAAATTGATCGCCGTCGAAAAACGTAAATGTGATTCAATAAAAACCTGTTTATTGTAAGGGTTTTGCAGCGTATTATATTTGCGGTATCAATTTGAGTTTTTTATTAACGTATTTGTAACCTCACGTCATCGTTTTTATCCTCCTTCAGGGTAATAACGACGACAAGGATGCGAATAATTTGTATTGGGGCATGCGTGTGGATCTCTCTCTCTGACGGGGTTCACTCTCGGAGTCTTCATGCGATGAGCAAGGAGTCATGATGTTAGATATAGTCGAACTGTCGCGCTTACAGTTTGCCTTGACCGCGATGTACCAC is a window of Enterobacter cloacae complex sp. ECNIH7 DNA encoding:
- the mngB gene encoding mannosylglycerate hydrolase, whose product is MKAVSRVHITPHMHWDREWYFTTEESRILLVNNMEEILTRLEQDDEYKYYVLDGQTAVLEDYFAVVPENRSRVKALVERGKLIIGPWYTQTDTTIVSGESIVRNLMYGIRDCMAFGEPMKIGYLPDSFGMSCQLPHIYNGFGITRTMFWRGCSERHGTDKTEFLWQSQDGSEVTAQVLPLGYAIGKYLPEDEAGLRKRLDSYFEVLEKASVTKAILLPNGHDQMPLQQNIFAVMDKLREIYPQRQFVMSRFEEVFEYIDAHRDELATLKGEFIDGRYMRVHRTIGSTRMDIKIAHARIENKIVNILEPLATLAWTLGFDYHHGLLEKMWKEILKNHAHDSIGCCCSDKVHREIVSRFELAEDMADNLARFFMRKIVDNMPQSDADKLVMFNLMPWPREEVMNTTIRLRASQFRLRDDKGNEIPYFIRSARELDPGLIDRQIVHYGNYEPFMEFDIQLSQILPAMGYRTLFIEPNVAGKVLSPGVNTASLLENAFWQIDLNDDGTLRLRDKETGLVYDRVLEIEESSDDGDEYDYSPSREEWRLTSTQGEHEFEITHEGWQSRAVIRHRIAVPANLAERAARQRNGYLDAEFEITLSHNSRRIDVAVCLDNQANDHRVRVLIPTPFMTEEVLADTQFSSITRPVQDAAMENWREEGWKEAPVPVWNLLNYAVLQEKRNGLALFTEGLREFEVVGDEQKAFALTLLRGVGVLGKEDLLLRPGRPSGIKMPVPDSQVRGSLSCRFSLFSFSGSPENAGVAQQAQSWLTPVQCYNKIPWDAMKLNRASLTTPESYSLLALSPTGCVLSAIKKAEDRDELILRLFNPSQSRACDATLAVNPGVKRCCETDMNERLKDHGEDEGIVGAFKPGQSRTFSLLLA